One window of the Deltaproteobacteria bacterium genome contains the following:
- a CDS encoding helix-turn-helix transcriptional regulator, which translates to MVSQREEEEGCTDEICEVRAVDVDRVRRARTALPTENETGRLAETFKIMGDPTRIKILMALSGEELCVCDLSALLRISESATSHQLRLLRTLRLVRNRKEGKMVYYALDDDHILDLIQQGLIHVRE; encoded by the coding sequence ATGGTTTCCCAGCGAGAAGAAGAAGAAGGATGCACGGACGAGATCTGTGAGGTCCGCGCCGTAGATGTGGATCGGGTGCGACGCGCGAGAACGGCTCTGCCGACGGAAAATGAAACCGGGCGGCTGGCGGAAACCTTCAAGATCATGGGCGACCCCACCAGAATCAAGATCCTGATGGCGCTTTCCGGCGAGGAACTGTGCGTATGCGATCTTTCGGCCCTGCTGCGCATTTCCGAATCTGCGACCAGCCACCAGTTACGGTTGCTGAGAACGCTGCGGTTGGTACGAAACCGGAAAGAAGGCAAGATGGTTTATTATGCTCTTGATGACGACCATATTCTCGACTTGATTCAACAAGGCCTCATCCATGTGAGAGAATAG
- a CDS encoding carbon-nitrogen hydrolase family protein, protein MTDSLRIAFVHFAPEHGNKEKNLETLLALNAGAAEKGARILLNTELACSGYTFRNRQEVGSVTEEIPGSTTDAFAALARNYGAYVAFGMPETTALTRMYYNSGVMLDPAGNLALRYRKINTEIRWACPGSPYQKNVVRTPWGRIGLLVCSDAYHSLIPRVTALRGADLVLVPANWPTSGLDPRRIWRARARENGFYLAVCNRGGYEPHLDARNSHSGLYTPEGEVLMENSVPESGVFLCDLPLKHGRIRPGGVRKLKRKRRPELYHDVYLDLRSVRDLTSFYELPEPGPVTFAAVPVPGSLDRSELLEMVHRKLGEVSGKVEVAVLPGALLRSSRLSETSEMFDRFEEMAGEFNMMICWGHEETLSDGVLRYVNKVRPGAKTESRRDSHFIKDVRRSPGSLLPDLTDNGAARIGVGSVDEFLQPEVSICLSKLGADFLLGCGNGFDAGDFDILATRAFDYTHFAAAGWNWAFVALPPVEHTTWRTVLEKERPIVETLDTSQVRVKRFQDRLDVGRLLEP, encoded by the coding sequence ATGACCGATTCGCTCAGAATCGCATTCGTGCATTTCGCACCCGAACATGGAAACAAGGAGAAGAATCTCGAGACCCTGCTGGCCCTGAACGCCGGGGCGGCGGAGAAGGGCGCCCGGATTCTCTTGAATACGGAGTTGGCCTGCAGCGGGTACACGTTCCGGAACCGCCAGGAGGTGGGATCGGTGACGGAGGAGATTCCAGGTTCGACAACGGACGCTTTCGCCGCGTTGGCCAGAAACTATGGCGCCTATGTGGCTTTCGGGATGCCTGAAACAACGGCTCTCACCAGGATGTATTACAATTCGGGCGTTATGCTGGATCCTGCAGGGAATTTGGCGCTGCGTTACCGAAAAATTAACACTGAGATCCGATGGGCCTGTCCGGGCTCTCCCTATCAGAAGAACGTGGTTCGAACGCCGTGGGGACGGATCGGCCTCCTGGTGTGCTCGGACGCCTACCACAGTCTGATTCCGCGAGTTACGGCCCTGCGTGGGGCTGATCTAGTTCTGGTCCCCGCCAATTGGCCGACGTCGGGCCTTGATCCGAGGCGCATCTGGAGGGCTCGGGCCCGAGAAAACGGCTTCTACCTGGCGGTCTGCAATCGGGGCGGTTACGAGCCTCATCTCGATGCTCGAAACTCGCACTCGGGTCTCTACACGCCGGAGGGCGAGGTCCTCATGGAGAACAGTGTGCCGGAATCCGGTGTGTTTCTCTGCGATCTTCCGCTGAAGCACGGACGCATCCGGCCCGGTGGCGTTAGAAAACTGAAACGAAAACGGAGGCCGGAACTGTACCATGACGTGTACCTGGACCTGAGATCCGTTCGCGACCTGACGTCTTTTTATGAACTGCCTGAACCCGGTCCGGTAACGTTTGCCGCGGTTCCTGTGCCGGGTTCGCTTGACCGATCCGAACTGTTGGAAATGGTTCACCGGAAACTGGGGGAGGTGTCCGGCAAAGTCGAAGTGGCCGTGCTGCCGGGGGCCCTCCTGCGATCGAGCCGTCTTTCGGAGACCTCGGAAATGTTCGACCGTTTCGAAGAAATGGCCGGCGAGTTCAACATGATGATCTGTTGGGGCCACGAGGAGACCCTGTCCGACGGCGTGCTACGATACGTGAACAAGGTTCGGCCCGGAGCCAAGACGGAGAGCCGCCGCGATTCACATTTTATAAAGGATGTTCGAAGGTCTCCGGGCTCGCTCTTGCCCGATCTGACGGATAACGGCGCCGCCAGAATAGGGGTCGGTTCCGTGGATGAATTCTTGCAACCGGAAGTATCCATATGCCTGTCTAAACTAGGAGCCGATTTCTTGCTCGGATGTGGAAACGGCTTCGACGCCGGTGATTTTGACATCTTGGCGACGCGTGCGTTCGATTACACCCATTTCGCGGCGGCCGGTTGGAATTGGGCTTTCGTGGCGTTGCCTCCGGTGGAACACACGACCTGGAGGACGGTGCTGGAAAAGGAGCGGCCCATCGTCGAGACTTTGGACACGAGCCAGGTGCGCGTGAAACGCTTTCAGGACCGCCTGGATGTGGGGCGGTTGCTCGAACCTTAA
- a CDS encoding cobyric acid synthase, whose translation MAKNVMFLGTGSDVGKSIVTAAFCRILRNRGYSVAPFKAQNMSNNSFVTVEGGEIGRAQIVQAEAAGVLPSVHMNPVLLKPSSGLGAQIVLQGKVFGQMEAADYHTYKKKLKEKVLESYHALASQYEVIVMEGAGSCCEMNLKRNDLVNFAMARKVDAPCVLVADIDRGGVFAQVIGSTLLMTPTEKRLTIGYLINKFRGDASLFESGMEYIEKKTKKPVLGLVPFFTDIFVDSEDSVAVQWDKRRSGPVEKDKINVAVIRLPGISNFTDLEVLEQEPDVRVHYLHHSRDLQDFDLLVLPGTKNVVEDAVWMDREGFSDRVRRFQGPILGLCGGYQLLGAAILDPLGVESTRKRVSGLGLLPLTTTLEGNKIVRRVLGTHLDLGEAVQGYEIHMGRTRPDSDDVLPMLSIREPGGAGEWRDGYMSGDGRIQGCYVHGLLDKPGFRARFLNKLRRCKGLAERKPGKGRLGRFHQYDRLARHFEAHCDTDRILEAMGLS comes from the coding sequence TTGGCTAAAAACGTGATGTTTCTCGGAACCGGATCGGACGTGGGAAAATCCATTGTCACGGCGGCTTTCTGCCGTATTCTCAGGAACAGGGGATACAGCGTTGCGCCCTTCAAGGCGCAAAACATGTCCAATAATTCATTCGTCACAGTGGAGGGCGGGGAAATCGGACGCGCCCAAATCGTTCAGGCCGAAGCCGCCGGGGTGTTGCCTTCCGTCCACATGAACCCGGTTCTCCTGAAGCCTTCTTCGGGGCTGGGCGCACAGATCGTGCTTCAGGGGAAGGTGTTCGGCCAGATGGAGGCGGCGGATTATCACACGTACAAGAAAAAGCTCAAGGAAAAAGTACTTGAATCATATCATGCCCTGGCTTCTCAATACGAGGTTATCGTCATGGAGGGAGCGGGCAGTTGTTGCGAAATGAACCTGAAGCGCAACGACCTGGTGAATTTCGCCATGGCCCGAAAGGTTGACGCGCCATGCGTTCTTGTGGCGGATATCGATCGCGGCGGTGTGTTTGCTCAGGTGATCGGCAGCACCCTGCTGATGACCCCAACGGAGAAAAGGCTCACCATCGGTTACCTGATCAACAAATTCCGAGGGGACGCCTCGTTGTTTGAATCGGGCATGGAATACATCGAAAAAAAGACCAAGAAGCCCGTCCTGGGATTAGTCCCCTTTTTCACCGATATCTTCGTGGACTCGGAGGATTCGGTCGCCGTTCAATGGGACAAACGCCGTTCCGGACCGGTGGAGAAGGACAAAATCAACGTGGCCGTGATTCGCTTGCCGGGCATATCCAATTTCACGGATTTGGAAGTACTCGAGCAGGAACCCGACGTGCGGGTTCACTACCTTCACCATTCCAGGGACTTGCAGGATTTCGATCTGCTCGTTCTTCCGGGGACAAAGAACGTGGTGGAAGACGCCGTGTGGATGGATCGCGAGGGATTTTCGGACCGCGTGCGCCGATTCCAGGGACCTATATTAGGCCTTTGTGGGGGGTACCAACTGTTGGGCGCCGCCATCCTGGATCCGCTTGGCGTGGAATCGACCCGCAAGAGGGTGTCCGGGCTCGGTCTGTTGCCGCTGACCACCACGCTCGAAGGGAACAAAATCGTGCGGCGCGTGTTGGGAACACATCTGGATTTGGGGGAGGCTGTTCAGGGATACGAGATTCACATGGGACGAACCCGCCCTGATTCCGACGACGTACTCCCCATGTTGAGCATACGGGAGCCCGGAGGCGCCGGCGAATGGCGGGACGGATACATGTCCGGGGACGGCCGGATCCAAGGCTGCTACGTGCACGGTCTTCTGGATAAGCCCGGCTTCCGCGCGCGTTTTCTCAACAAACTGAGACGATGCAAAGGCCTGGCGGAGCGAAAACCGGGAAAAGGGCGTCTGGGCAGATTTCACCAATACGATCGACTGGCCCGTCACTTCGAAGCGCACTGCGACACGGACCGCATACTCGAGGCGATGGGATTGAGCTGA
- a CDS encoding CDP-alcohol phosphatidyltransferase family protein: MYSNYEKMLGRLPTWVLVLAAGAVLLASAYTFDISWTVVIICGVFGLMGLGSRSILPWMREAGVTPNQLTIAGSLLSLAAAVCFAAGWTPAGCLLTIAGAALCDVWDGLLSRMYNLGTRFGSVLDSVLDRLSDGFIFSGVAFRLLADGEFFSGILALYATVTAQVVSYSRARAETQIASCEVSLLGGRPERLALLIYFGLIGHWLPGLMLICLFQSLTIIRRMVFTYRQLKADIRAKERATRCPPEWKPTE; this comes from the coding sequence ATGTATTCGAACTACGAAAAAATGCTGGGTAGACTGCCTACCTGGGTTTTGGTCTTAGCAGCGGGCGCCGTTCTGCTGGCATCGGCCTACACATTCGACATATCATGGACCGTGGTTATAATCTGCGGAGTCTTTGGACTCATGGGGCTGGGCTCGAGGTCCATTCTCCCGTGGATGCGCGAAGCGGGGGTCACACCCAATCAGCTCACCATCGCAGGGTCTCTGCTCTCGCTGGCGGCCGCGGTATGCTTTGCCGCCGGGTGGACGCCGGCGGGGTGCCTGTTAACAATTGCAGGCGCCGCACTTTGCGACGTTTGGGACGGTTTACTATCCCGAATGTACAATCTCGGAACTCGATTCGGGAGTGTACTGGATTCGGTTCTGGACCGATTGTCGGACGGTTTCATTTTTTCCGGCGTGGCGTTTCGTCTTCTGGCCGATGGCGAGTTCTTTTCCGGGATATTGGCCCTATACGCTACGGTGACGGCGCAGGTGGTGAGTTACTCGAGGGCTCGAGCCGAAACGCAAATCGCCTCGTGTGAGGTCAGTCTGTTGGGCGGGCGACCGGAACGACTGGCGTTGCTGATCTATTTCGGACTGATCGGACACTGGCTGCCGGGTCTGATGTTGATTTGCCTGTTTCAATCTCTGACCATCATCAGGAGGATGGTATTCACGTACCGACAGCTCAAGGCTGACATCAGAGCCAAGGAAAGGGCGACGAGATGCCCGCCGGAGTGGAAACCTACGGAATAA
- a CDS encoding TatD family hydrolase, with amino-acid sequence MGNNDYRIDSHVHLDRILEGDPARVDWMIERNLAPISWAFSEGRDSFQAVRSYLEEQKELVRRLNLRGLRCYHVVGIHPRCIPPEAGWDLPPEVFLTDLFLRFREDPYCLGVGEIGLETGSDLEIAVFKAHLKALNSYREGCVCVHTPREDKVRVMLKALDILEQADLDPNRIVVDHLTPETVGSALERGFWAGVTMSPIKCGPEDVLAILDRFPKARERVMLNTDSNHDFYEDLFRFVHSRSTRQDWAYRIGFENTARFFGILDRF; translated from the coding sequence ATGGGGAACAACGATTATCGGATCGATTCCCATGTGCATCTGGATCGAATATTAGAGGGAGACCCGGCACGCGTTGACTGGATGATCGAGAGAAACCTTGCACCCATCTCTTGGGCCTTCTCGGAGGGGCGCGACTCGTTTCAGGCGGTGCGATCCTATCTCGAGGAACAAAAGGAGTTGGTGCGGAGGCTGAACTTGCGGGGACTACGATGCTACCACGTTGTCGGCATTCACCCCCGATGTATCCCGCCTGAAGCGGGATGGGACCTTCCTCCGGAGGTATTTCTGACCGACCTGTTTCTGCGCTTCCGGGAAGATCCGTATTGTCTCGGTGTTGGAGAAATCGGGCTGGAGACCGGGTCGGACCTCGAAATCGCCGTGTTCAAAGCCCACCTGAAGGCCCTGAACTCTTACAGGGAAGGATGTGTTTGCGTTCACACGCCGCGAGAGGATAAGGTCCGAGTCATGCTTAAGGCGCTCGACATACTGGAACAGGCGGATCTGGATCCGAACCGGATAGTCGTCGACCACCTCACTCCCGAAACCGTGGGTTCCGCGTTGGAGAGGGGATTCTGGGCCGGGGTGACCATGTCTCCCATCAAGTGCGGCCCGGAGGATGTTCTTGCCATACTGGATCGTTTTCCCAAGGCCAGGGAAAGAGTCATGCTGAACACGGATTCCAACCACGATTTTTACGAAGATTTGTTTCGTTTTGTCCATAGCCGGTCAACACGCCAAGACTGGGCCTATCGGATCGGATTTGAAAATACGGCTCGCTTTTTCGGTATACTGGATCGATTTTGA
- a CDS encoding MerR family transcriptional regulator, with amino-acid sequence MFTSGIHLLLRVQPEKKFTSSEVSAQLNVPRSTLRYWEKEFADFISTQETSGKHRRYGPREVEILKEIKELLEVKKYTIAGAKRRMSVNRDVGSVEQVLGKAMQELDGGRPLNEVATKLKRKLDL; translated from the coding sequence ATGTTCACTTCCGGTATTCACCTGCTCTTGCGCGTCCAACCGGAAAAGAAGTTTACATCATCCGAGGTCAGCGCTCAGCTCAACGTCCCTCGGAGCACGTTGAGGTATTGGGAAAAGGAGTTCGCGGATTTCATTTCGACCCAGGAGACGAGTGGTAAACACCGTCGGTATGGCCCAAGAGAGGTCGAGATCCTGAAGGAGATCAAAGAACTCCTCGAGGTAAAAAAGTATACGATAGCCGGCGCGAAACGTAGGATGAGTGTCAACAGAGACGTTGGGAGTGTTGAACAGGTACTGGGAAAAGCAATGCAGGAATTGGATGGGGGTAGACCCCTGAACGAGGTGGCTACCAAACTGAAGAGGAAACTCGATCTGTAA
- a CDS encoding CoA pyrophosphatase yields the protein MKEKIKNILENRPWRRIDGSTALTPAAVLIPLFCKEGAVHALFTRRTDTVRHHKGQISFPGGAVHSEDRDLADTALRETYEEVGIKPEDVEVLGKLDQSRTITDYVITPFVGVIPHPYRYVVSPIEVDEIIEVPLSFIFDESNLDFGPFNFEGVTLYRQYYRYDGAVIWGATLRILDQLKESLGSLLTRDQTCVP from the coding sequence ATGAAAGAAAAAATTAAAAATATACTGGAGAACCGGCCGTGGAGGCGCATTGACGGCTCGACGGCTTTAACGCCTGCCGCCGTTCTCATCCCGTTGTTCTGCAAGGAGGGCGCCGTGCACGCGCTCTTTACGAGGCGAACGGACACGGTCCGACACCACAAGGGGCAGATCTCCTTTCCCGGTGGCGCGGTTCATTCGGAGGATCGGGATCTGGCGGATACCGCCTTGCGTGAAACATACGAGGAGGTAGGCATAAAACCGGAAGATGTAGAGGTTCTCGGCAAACTGGACCAGAGTCGTACCATTACGGATTATGTCATTACTCCTTTTGTGGGCGTCATTCCTCATCCGTACCGTTACGTGGTGAGCCCCATCGAGGTCGATGAAATCATCGAGGTGCCTCTGTCGTTCATTTTTGATGAATCCAACCTGGATTTCGGACCCTTCAACTTCGAAGGGGTGACGCTTTACAGACAATATTATCGGTACGATGGAGCCGTCATCTGGGGAGCGACACTTCGAATCCTCGATCAGCTCAAGGAAAGCCTGGGTTCTCTGCTGACGAGAGACCAAACGTGTGTCCCCTGA
- a CDS encoding S8 family serine peptidase, whose amino-acid sequence MKVKKWVSLAVLVFLTTILFTGASEAAFDGIWKNVRPDTPNPTMNYYIQTYTEGSAVVIVTPDLSTFYVFLDENYSDGIDVDSMEGAGHHLAIVFFDQGEGRATLSISGETPESSSSIFKWYGSPVSGGLNGIWKDAELSEGGVVNMFFQNYDTGSAIAIITFDLVRFYTFIDDTFVNDFAAPDLSGSGASLTITFTTPTEAATVLTLPASETGKAQSETLFKWFAAPGATLLPPDGNVVGDLTIPQDSFADEDTNDPFQQGDNDSIPSAQSISIPSTVGGWASGFDEFQFDEDYYGLGLTGQAITITLVVSAPESLNLDLYLVDESGENITPPSTGTGKLEQIVTGNQTGNAYIRVTPAAGAGLSSNYTLVVGQSSSASKSAPIPADAEFVPGEAVVRFKEGYLLQAAIAGQAGFRVKAGAFGAGPLLVTITTVNTGEKKQLSSLDKNRAREETIAAIYLLRARKDLLWAEPNYIRRPAFTPDDSLYARQWHYPLVNLQGAWNTTRGSNQVIVAILDTGVLSGHPDFDPQRFVQDHGYDFISDSVSAGDGDGLDSDPEDPGDKDGSGVSSFHGTHVAGTVGAWTDNGVGVSGVDHRCLLMILRVLGKEGGTDYDIYQAMRYAASLSNDSGSVPEQRADVINMSLGGPGISFLLQRGVNEVRQAGVVVVAAAGNQNQDADNFVPGSLNGVVSVSAVDLNKEKAWYSNFGDSVDVAAPGGDTSVDIDGDGYPDGVLSTLGDDSISGSIRYTYAWYQGTSMATPHVAGVLALMQAAYMAAHDGQRFTPSDFDNWLAGGLLSLDLGVPGHDMVYGYGLLDAAKAVEHASGGGVASPPIPAANPSSLNFSNDKTALLLTVINVGGSDPSGQFNFSVTTDPTTWLSVSKSEGTAGSSTPSDAEVTVTVDRAQVSDGTYTGKVIISADAPAEGDVEVPVIMIKQQAASAQGDVGPVYVLVIDPNSFTTSHQQVVFKKDDYSYAFTSIPAGAYLLAAGTDRNGDGFIDDEGEAFGFFPLSSLPELVVIGNHESTLANFPVNELVDLSDAAASVSEHPAIDTPAGYKRVGASPTGTVQAN is encoded by the coding sequence ATGAAGGTTAAGAAGTGGGTCTCTCTAGCTGTCCTGGTCTTTCTGACCACGATACTGTTCACCGGCGCGTCGGAAGCGGCTTTTGACGGGATATGGAAGAACGTTCGACCGGACACGCCGAACCCTACCATGAACTACTACATCCAGACCTATACGGAAGGGTCGGCCGTTGTCATTGTCACTCCCGACTTGAGCACCTTCTATGTATTCCTGGACGAAAACTATTCGGACGGAATCGATGTAGACAGCATGGAAGGAGCGGGCCACCATTTGGCGATCGTTTTTTTCGACCAGGGCGAGGGGCGCGCTACGCTCTCGATTTCGGGTGAGACTCCCGAATCGTCGTCCTCGATATTCAAATGGTACGGCAGTCCGGTGTCGGGGGGCCTGAACGGCATCTGGAAGGACGCGGAATTGAGTGAAGGCGGAGTTGTCAACATGTTCTTCCAGAACTACGACACAGGGTCCGCCATAGCGATCATTACATTCGATTTGGTGCGCTTCTACACGTTTATCGACGACACGTTCGTGAATGATTTCGCCGCACCGGACCTGTCCGGCTCAGGGGCATCGTTGACCATCACCTTCACGACCCCCACAGAGGCGGCTACGGTCTTGACGCTGCCCGCATCGGAAACGGGTAAGGCTCAGAGTGAGACGCTGTTCAAGTGGTTTGCCGCGCCGGGAGCCACCTTACTCCCGCCCGACGGCAATGTCGTCGGAGATCTGACCATACCGCAAGATTCCTTTGCGGACGAAGATACGAACGATCCTTTCCAACAGGGCGACAACGATTCCATTCCTTCGGCGCAGAGCATCTCGATTCCATCCACCGTGGGGGGGTGGGCGTCGGGTTTCGACGAGTTCCAGTTCGACGAAGACTACTACGGGCTCGGGCTCACGGGACAAGCCATTACGATTACGTTAGTCGTGTCGGCTCCGGAGAGCCTCAACCTGGACCTGTATCTTGTGGATGAGTCAGGAGAAAATATTACTCCGCCATCAACAGGCACTGGGAAGCTGGAACAAATCGTCACCGGCAATCAGACGGGAAATGCGTATATCAGGGTAACGCCCGCGGCAGGGGCCGGACTGTCGTCGAATTATACGCTGGTGGTGGGGCAATCCTCGAGCGCGAGCAAATCGGCCCCCATTCCGGCGGATGCCGAGTTCGTGCCCGGCGAGGCGGTAGTCCGTTTCAAGGAAGGCTATCTGCTCCAGGCGGCGATCGCGGGTCAGGCCGGTTTTCGGGTCAAGGCCGGCGCATTCGGCGCCGGTCCGCTCCTTGTCACGATAACCACCGTCAATACCGGCGAAAAGAAGCAATTGAGTTCTTTGGACAAGAATCGGGCCCGGGAGGAAACCATTGCAGCTATTTATCTGTTGCGCGCCCGAAAGGATCTGCTTTGGGCCGAGCCGAACTATATTCGCCGTCCGGCCTTCACTCCCGACGATTCTCTGTACGCACGCCAGTGGCACTATCCGCTGGTGAATCTTCAGGGTGCATGGAACACCACGAGAGGCAGCAATCAGGTCATTGTCGCCATCCTGGACACCGGCGTTCTCTCGGGCCATCCGGATTTCGATCCCCAGCGATTCGTCCAAGATCACGGTTATGACTTCATCAGCGACTCGGTTTCCGCCGGCGACGGGGATGGGTTGGATTCCGATCCTGAAGATCCGGGCGACAAAGACGGAAGCGGGGTCTCTTCTTTTCATGGCACGCACGTCGCCGGCACGGTAGGAGCCTGGACCGACAATGGCGTCGGCGTTTCCGGCGTGGATCATCGCTGCCTGCTGATGATCCTCCGTGTGCTGGGCAAAGAAGGGGGCACGGACTATGACATATACCAGGCCATGCGATACGCGGCTTCGCTGTCCAACGATTCAGGAAGCGTACCGGAGCAGCGCGCGGACGTCATCAACATGAGCCTGGGGGGACCGGGAATTTCTTTTCTGCTTCAAAGAGGCGTGAATGAGGTGCGCCAGGCCGGTGTGGTCGTTGTCGCGGCGGCCGGAAACCAGAATCAGGACGCCGACAACTTTGTTCCGGGCAGCCTGAACGGTGTCGTGTCCGTGTCCGCTGTTGACCTCAACAAAGAGAAAGCGTGGTACAGCAATTTTGGTGACTCGGTGGACGTTGCGGCGCCGGGGGGCGACACGTCCGTGGACATAGACGGTGACGGATATCCCGATGGCGTGCTTTCCACGCTGGGAGACGACTCGATATCCGGGTCCATCCGATACACGTACGCCTGGTATCAGGGGACTTCCATGGCCACTCCCCACGTGGCGGGGGTTCTTGCGCTGATGCAGGCCGCCTACATGGCCGCCCACGACGGGCAACGGTTTACACCAAGCGATTTCGATAATTGGCTTGCCGGAGGGCTCCTGTCGCTGGACCTGGGCGTCCCGGGGCACGATATGGTCTACGGGTATGGGCTCCTGGACGCTGCTAAGGCCGTGGAACACGCTTCAGGAGGCGGTGTCGCTTCTCCGCCGATCCCTGCAGCCAACCCATCCAGCCTCAACTTCAGCAATGACAAGACGGCTTTGCTGCTCACTGTGATCAATGTCGGCGGCAGCGACCCGTCCGGTCAGTTTAACTTCTCTGTGACGACCGACCCCACTACCTGGTTATCCGTCAGCAAATCGGAAGGAACGGCGGGTTCTTCAACACCCTCCGATGCGGAAGTCACGGTGACGGTGGATCGAGCACAGGTGTCGGATGGGACCTATACGGGAAAGGTGATCATCTCCGCCGACGCGCCGGCGGAGGGTGACGTTGAAGTGCCGGTGATCATGATAAAGCAGCAGGCCGCTTCGGCTCAAGGAGACGTCGGGCCGGTCTATGTGCTGGTGATCGACCCGAACTCCTTTACGACCTCCCATCAGCAGGTGGTCTTCAAGAAAGATGACTATTCGTACGCGTTCACCAGTATCCCGGCAGGCGCCTATTTGCTGGCGGCCGGCACCGATCGCAACGGAGACGGCTTCATCGATGACGAAGGAGAAGCCTTCGGATTTTTTCCGCTGTCTTCCTTGCCGGAGCTGGTGGTGATTGGAAACCATGAATCCACGCTCGCGAATTTCCCGGTCAACGAGCTGGTTGACTTGTCGGACGCTGCAGCGTCTGTATCCGAACACCCGGCGATCGATACGCCGGCCGGCTATAAGCGAGTCGGAGCTTCGCCGACAGGAACCGTCCAAGCGAATTAG
- a CDS encoding helix-turn-helix transcriptional regulator, which yields MTDKKKDSTYGEFLNAYDEYSEPQKVRDFLDDISAYAKQKSEPERAERVGERVKQVREQKGLTLEDLASRTGYTTELLKEIEEELVSPPLGVLIKLSKALDMKMGYLITGGESKPYTILRKHERRPVSRYASKKGKRYGYAYESLAPGKKDRHMEPFLVTLEPADVEEERSTHDGQEFIFVMDGAMEVLLGDERHVLYPGDCIYYDSTVPHLVRCHQSEVTRILAVLYAPSH from the coding sequence ATGACGGACAAAAAGAAAGATTCCACGTACGGTGAGTTCCTGAACGCTTACGACGAGTATTCCGAGCCGCAAAAAGTCCGGGATTTCCTAGACGACATCAGCGCCTACGCGAAGCAGAAGTCGGAACCGGAACGTGCGGAACGGGTAGGCGAACGAGTGAAGCAGGTCCGGGAGCAGAAAGGATTGACGCTCGAGGACTTGGCCTCACGAACAGGTTACACCACGGAATTGCTGAAAGAGATCGAAGAAGAGCTGGTTTCCCCGCCTCTTGGCGTACTGATCAAGCTGAGTAAAGCCCTCGACATGAAGATGGGCTATCTGATCACCGGCGGTGAATCCAAGCCGTACACCATCCTGCGAAAGCATGAAAGACGCCCTGTCAGCCGCTACGCCTCCAAGAAAGGGAAACGTTATGGATACGCATACGAGTCCCTGGCGCCCGGGAAAAAAGACCGGCACATGGAGCCGTTTCTGGTCACACTCGAACCTGCGGATGTGGAAGAAGAGCGGTCCACACACGACGGCCAGGAATTTATATTTGTGATGGACGGCGCCATGGAAGTGCTCTTGGGAGACGAAAGGCACGTGCTGTATCCTGGAGACTGCATATACTACGACAGCACGGTGCCCCATCTGGTGAGATGCCACCAGAGCGAAGTCACCCGCATTTTAGCGGTATTGTACGCTCCTTCCCATTAA
- a CDS encoding formyl transferase: protein MPQTPIFDAKTQKRPMRVAGFMSGSGTNITKLVGLQHRLRAETDECPFEVVFIFSDRSDGGSQGEKIALAAGVPYFSYDIRRFHTIRGLRRSVAASEGLEARQAYDETAKKLVEAFEVDVVALGGYMSYITLPRCVNVHPADLTIKSAHGSRRFVGDDAVRDAILAGETALRASTLWTDEGVDTGPVLLVSRPVKVRLPLDLERLRKDEALLDKVVTENQERLKEVGDWEIFPKTILWIAQGRFGLDENGAVYLDGAPLADGYRLEEE from the coding sequence ATGCCCCAAACCCCCATTTTCGACGCCAAGACCCAAAAGAGGCCCATGCGCGTAGCGGGTTTTATGTCCGGTTCAGGCACCAACATCACAAAGTTAGTGGGACTGCAACATAGATTGCGCGCCGAAACGGACGAATGCCCGTTCGAAGTGGTGTTCATATTCAGCGACCGAAGCGATGGCGGATCTCAAGGCGAAAAAATCGCTCTTGCCGCCGGTGTTCCATATTTCAGCTACGATATCCGGCGCTTTCATACCATCCGGGGACTGCGCCGCAGCGTCGCCGCTTCCGAAGGACTCGAGGCTCGGCAAGCTTACGATGAGACGGCCAAGAAACTGGTCGAGGCCTTCGAGGTGGACGTTGTCGCTCTTGGAGGTTACATGAGTTACATCACGTTGCCCCGGTGCGTCAATGTCCATCCTGCTGATCTCACCATCAAGAGCGCCCACGGTTCCAGACGTTTCGTGGGTGACGACGCTGTCAGAGACGCCATATTGGCGGGCGAAACGGCTCTTAGGGCGTCCACCTTATGGACGGACGAGGGCGTGGACACGGGTCCTGTTTTGCTCGTATCTCGGCCGGTAAAAGTACGGTTACCCCTCGACCTCGAGAGACTGCGAAAGGATGAAGCTCTGTTGGACAAAGTCGTGACCGAAAACCAGGAACGTCTGAAGGAGGTCGGTGATTGGGAGATTTTTCCCAAAACCATCCTCTGGATCGCGCAAGGACGCTTCGGCCTGGACGAAAACGGCGCCGTGTACCTGGACGGAGCCCCTCTGGCGGACGGCTATCGGCTCGAGGAAGAATAA